One window from the genome of Vicinamibacteria bacterium encodes:
- a CDS encoding GMC oxidoreductase — protein sequence MDPVVVVGSGASGVHFALTALEKGRRVVMLDVGRRRPEPLGAAETFDQLKTSVSDPVQFFLGKDYEALTFPDDDEEYYALAPNQHYVVEPLDRFRLATSGFSPLVSFAAGGLGEIWCAGCYPLNDADLEDYPFTYADLAPYYETVARRIGVAGEADDLSRFYPVQEGLLPPLDLDEHSRVLLETYRKRKAALNGSHGCFVGRARVATLSQDLNGRKACSYLGRCRWGCPNHSIYVPTLTLSECLAHDRFTYVPDVHVSHFVFGSDNRVRKVVARSVTGDARHEFDAEALVLAAGTLSSSKIFLDSVYRDSGERLTLRGLLDNRQVLMPFVNLGLIGKPFDPESYQYQQVVIALDAEEARDRVYGLVTTLKTALIHPIVASFPTSMRTGLSLFRDIHGALAMLNVNFSDRRREENQLSIEADGKDGTTTLRVDYVPEPNESAKIARVTKRFRRILRKLGCIAPKNATHVRPMGASVHYAGTIPMSENGSGPTTDEVCRSRDFDNLHFVDGTTFPSLPAKNLTFTLMANASRVADLAF from the coding sequence TTGGATCCGGTAGTCGTCGTCGGTTCCGGAGCGAGCGGGGTGCATTTCGCGCTGACCGCTCTCGAAAAGGGGCGTCGGGTCGTCATGCTCGACGTGGGTCGCCGACGTCCGGAGCCTTTGGGCGCCGCCGAGACGTTCGACCAGCTCAAGACGAGCGTGAGCGACCCGGTCCAGTTCTTTCTCGGGAAGGACTACGAGGCCCTTACGTTTCCCGATGACGACGAAGAGTATTACGCCTTGGCCCCGAATCAACATTACGTGGTCGAGCCGCTCGACCGCTTCCGGCTCGCCACGTCGGGGTTCAGTCCGCTCGTTTCCTTTGCCGCCGGAGGTCTCGGCGAGATCTGGTGTGCCGGCTGCTACCCGCTCAACGACGCGGATCTCGAGGACTATCCTTTCACCTATGCCGATCTCGCGCCCTACTACGAGACGGTGGCGAGGCGAATCGGGGTGGCGGGAGAAGCGGACGACTTGTCGCGATTCTACCCGGTTCAAGAGGGTTTGCTTCCTCCTCTCGATCTCGACGAGCATTCGCGCGTCCTCCTCGAGACCTATCGCAAGCGCAAGGCCGCGCTCAACGGGAGCCACGGATGCTTCGTCGGCCGGGCGCGCGTCGCGACCTTGAGCCAGGATCTGAATGGCCGCAAGGCCTGCAGCTACCTCGGACGATGCCGCTGGGGTTGTCCCAATCACTCGATTTACGTGCCCACGTTGACGCTGAGCGAGTGCCTCGCTCACGACCGTTTCACCTATGTGCCCGACGTCCACGTCAGCCACTTCGTTTTCGGCTCCGACAACCGAGTCCGCAAGGTGGTGGCCCGATCGGTGACCGGCGACGCTCGGCACGAGTTCGACGCGGAAGCTCTCGTTCTCGCCGCGGGAACGCTGTCTTCGTCCAAGATCTTCCTGGACTCCGTCTACCGGGATTCGGGCGAGCGGCTCACGCTTCGGGGCTTGCTGGACAATCGCCAGGTGCTCATGCCTTTCGTCAACCTCGGCCTCATCGGCAAACCGTTCGACCCCGAGAGCTATCAGTATCAGCAGGTCGTGATCGCGCTCGACGCCGAAGAGGCCCGGGATCGCGTCTATGGTCTGGTGACGACGTTGAAAACCGCCCTCATCCATCCCATCGTGGCGAGTTTTCCCACGTCGATGCGTACCGGCCTCTCTCTTTTTCGAGACATTCACGGCGCCCTCGCGATGCTGAACGTCAACTTCTCCGATCGTCGCCGAGAGGAGAACCAGCTGTCGATCGAGGCCGACGGGAAGGACGGAACCACGACGCTTCGGGTCGACTACGTACCCGAGCCGAACGAGAGCGCCAAGATCGCGCGGGTCACGAAGCGCTTTCGCCGCATTCTCCGCAAGCTCGGTTGCATCGCGCCCAAGAACGCCACCCACGTCCGCCCCATGGGTGCGAGCGTGCACTACGCGGGAACGATCCCGATGTCCGAAAACGGGTCGGGGCCGACGACCGACGAGGTGTGCCGCAGCCGGGATTTTGACAACCTCCATTTCGTCGACGGCACGACCTTCCCGAGTCTCCCCGCCAAGAACCTGACGTTCACCCTCATGGCGAACGCGTCGAGGGTGGCCGACCTGGCTTTTTGA